DNA sequence from the Shewanella piezotolerans WP3 genome:
TTTTAAAGTACCTTGAGGAAGTTAAACAGGAAGAGAGCATGTGGCAAGGTGAATGCTTTGTATTTGATAATCGTGTTGCGGTTAATCATGATCTTGAAAAAGGGCAGTATGACCAATGTAATGCTTGCCGCATGCCTATCACTGAAGCCGAAAAAGCTTCATCGCAGTTTGAACAAGGGGTTAGTTGCCCTCACTGCATCGATAAAGTTACCGATAAACAGCGTGAGCGATTTTTAGAGCGCGAACGTCAAGTTCAGCTGTCAAAACAGCGTGGCGAAGCTCATATTGGTAGCGATGTGAGTGCCGTGATTGAGTCTCGTAGAGCTAAGAAAGAGCAGTTGAAAAAATCCCAAAATGAAAAAAGTGTATAGTTTACACTCCAGTTAATTAGAGGCAGCCATTAGGCTGCCTCTATACTGCTTACTGCTTACTGCTTGTTACTCGTTTCAACAGCTTTCTTTTTGGCAAACAATGCCGACTTTTCATCAGTATTCATCACACCATTAAGCAAGTCCATCGGCAGAGGGAACAGAATGGTAGAATTTTTCTCCCCGGCAATTTCAGTCAAAGTTTGAAGGTATCTCAATAAGATTGCGTTGGGTTCTGTGGCCAACGTGGTCGCTGCTTCAACGAGCTTACTGGATGCTTCCATCTCGCCAGATGCATGGATCACTTTTGCACGACGTGTTCTTTCTGCCTCAGCTTGGCGGGCTATGGCTCTTATCATTGTCTCGTTAAGGTCAACATGCTTTATCTCGACGTTAGAGACTTTAATGCCCCAATCATCTGTTCGACTATCTAAAATGCCTTGAATGTCGGCGTTGAGCATCTCACGGTTAGCGAGCATTTCATCAAGCTCATGCTGACCCAAGACAGATCGCAATGTGGTCTGTGCCAGTTGCGATGTTGCTTGTAGGAAGTCTTCGACATTTATAATTGCCTTTTGGGAGTCAATGACTCGAAAATACAATACAGCATTGACCCTTACCGAGACATTATCGCGGCTGATCACATCCTGGCTCGGCACATCCATCACCACGGTTCTTAAATCAACTCTGACCATCTGTTGGATGAATGGAATGACAATGACCAATCCCGGCCCTTTTACTTGCTGGAAGCGACCTAAAAGGAAAATAACGCCTCTTTCGTACTCTCTTAAGATCCTAAATACGCTGAGCAGTAGTGAGATAACAATAAATAACATTACCCCTGTGAATATCGTGCCGTTAGTGATGAGTGGTTCCATTAGAAGTCTCCTTAGGATCAACTGTCGATACTGTTAACGACAGGCCGTTGATGTCGTTTACAGTAACGGACTGACCTTTTCTGAGTGCTTGCGAGCTAATCGCATGCCAACGTTCACCGTTTAACAATACAAAACCATGGCCTTTAAAGTTGTCGATAACAATCGCATCGGCACCGATAATCGCCTCTTGCCCAGTTACTACGGCGTTTTTTCTCATGCGCAAAATAAAACCTAATGCGAACACGAAAAATAGTAAGCTAATGAAAGCAATGCTGGCGATCAGAATTGGCGATACTTGGAATTGTGGTTGAGGTGTGTCAAATAGAAATATAGAACCGACGACAAATGCAGCAATGCCTCCCACGCCAAATATGCCAAAGCTGGGGACCATAGATTCGGTTATGAGCAATACGATTCCTAACATTAGCAAAGCGAGCCCTGCGTAGCTCAATGGCAACATTTGGAATGCATAAAGGGCGATAATCAGTGAAATAGCCCCTGTTATACCAGCGACACCGATACCTGGACTATAAAACTCCAGTAACAGACCGTAGACACCAATGATCATTAAAATATAAGCAATATTGGGATTAGTGATGGTGGCGATAAACTGATGTTGCCAGCTTGGTTGTTTATTCACTAAGGCAGCGCCTTTTAGATTTAAAGTCATTTCTACATCGCCAAACTCAATCACCTTGCCATCTAAGTTCCTGACCAGTTGCTGCGGTGACTCTGCGAGCAAATCAATCACATTTAGCGCTAACGCTTCAGTTGCGGTTAATGTGGCAGCTTCTGTTACCGCGAGTTCTGCCCACTCTTGATTTCTGCCGCGTAGCTGCGCTAACGAGCGTATGTAGGCGATGGCATCATTAAGGATTTTCTTCTCCATAGCGGAGGGGCTAGGGTTTTCAGGTGTGTTATCTCCCTCTTTATCTGCTGGATTTATTTTATCGGGGGAGGGAGCGCTCGGCCCCATTTGCACAGGTGTTGCAGCTCCTAAAGTTGTAGCCGTTGCCATCGCAGCGACATGACACGCGTATAACATGTAAGTACCAGCACTCGCGGCTCTGGCGCCTTTAGGGTATACCAAACAAGCAACGGGAATATCGGAGGTTAAAATCGTTTGATTGATCGATCGTAGACTAGAGACTAAGCCGCCAGGTGTATCTAAAGTGATAATGATCAGTGGCACATTGTGCTGTTGATTGGCTGCGTTAATTTCAGCTGTTAGCTGTTTACCAACCGCAGGCCCAATTGCGCCTTTAACGCTAACTACGGGGATTTCAGTGCCAAGCGTATTTTCATCCGCACTTTGCACTCCCATGCAAAGTAGGGCTGTCAGGATCACTAATAGGGCTAGCTTCCAGCCATGCATAAACACACCTTAGTGAATGCTTTAGTCGAGTTCCTATATCGGCTAAGGGGAGTGCTTTAAGTTTAGTCTATTTTTGTCAATAACACTGGGTTGCCACGGTTTGAATTGTGAAACGCTTGCAAGCTAATTGCTAAGCAGAAGGGGCTGGATATGTTCTGTTTTAGCTTTTTCTGCTTATGAGTTTGTTAAGCCTGAGTAGAAATTGCTCTTAGAATTATTTTTTAAAAATAACGCTTTTTGCATCCGATTAACTGTGCTATTTTTCACGGCTTTTTTACGATTAACGGGATAGACTCATGTTTGTTGGATTTGACTATGGTAGTGCCAATTGCGCGATTGGTATTATGCAAGGTGAAGAGGTCTGTTTAGTCCCGCTTAGTGGTGATGCTAAGTATTTAACTTCAACGTTATATGCGATGGACAGAGAGCTAATTGCCGAAGAGGTACTGAAGCAACTCCCCACAGATCAAAAGGCAGAATATACCCGATTACGCTCGGCTCAATTGAGCCGCGCCGCATCCATGCGCCGTGAGCTAGATCTGTTACCCCATGAGCAAGCTGTATTCGTTGGCGAAGCAGCAGTAGAAGCTTATCTCGAGATGCCTGACGAAGGCTTTTATGTTCGCTCGCCTAAATCATTCCTCGGTGCGACAGGGCTTAGAGACAACCAAATCGCATTATTTGAAGATATTGTCACCTTAATGATGATGCATATTAAAGCGGTTGCTGAAAAAAATATGCGTGAAAATAGCGTGATTACCCACGCAGTCATTGGCCGTCCTGTTAATTTTCAAGGAATAGGCGGTGAGCAAAGCAATCTACAAGCAGAAGCTATTTTATCTTTAGCGGCTAAACGTGCTGGCTTTATTGATGTGGACTTTCTCTTTGAACCCCTCGCAGCTGGAATGGACTATGAAGCTTCATTAGATGAAGATGTCACTGTGCTAGTGGTCGATGTGGGCGGTGGTACTACAGATTGCTCTATGGTTAAAATGGGGCCTAATCATATTGAGAGTGCAGATCGAAGCCAGGACTTTCTAGGTCATAGTGGTCAGCGTATTGGTGGAAATGACCTTGATATTGCACTGTCAATGGCCGCATTCATGCCGCACCTTGGTTTAGGCAGCTTAATGGTCAATAAGCTACCAGTGCCAAGTAAACCATTTTGGAATGCTGTAGCTGTCAATGACATTAGCGCCCAGCGAGATTTCGCTGCTTTGAACTCCAAAAAGCTCATTGAAGAGTTAATTAAAGATGCACAACAACCGGAATTAATAACGCGTTTGCTAAAGGTGCAAAAAGAGCAGTTAGGCTATAAATTGGTTCGTAGTGCAGAGCAAAGTAAAATAGCGCTTTCTAGCGAAGACAGCATTGATACACCTCTGAGCTTTGTCCATGCAGGGTTGCATGCCAAGGTGACAGAAGTTGATTTTGAAAATGCGATTACCATGCCACTGAGTAAAGTAGAGTCGCTGATGCGAGAAGCATTGGAAACATCAGGGGTTAAGCCCGACAGAATTTACGTTACAGGGGGAACGGCTCGTAGCCCTGCCATATACCGCAGGATTTCAGGTTTATTCCCTGATATTCCGATTGTGGTTGGCGATCACTTTGGTAGTGTGACGGCTGGGTTAACCCGTTGGGCGCAAAGAGTATTTGCGTAGCGCTTTGTTATACAGATTGGTTTAAAGGTAAGCTAATACCAATTGCATTAAAAGTTTGACCATTCAGCGGGAATTCAAAACGCTGTAGGCAAGTAGTGGAATTTGAGCTAATAGTTATTCTATATCCAAATCCCATAGCGAAGCATACAGCGTTTTGAAACCCGCACTTCGTGAGCCCCTCAGTCTTTCCACTTCTGCTTTGCATTGGCTTAAAAGGGAATAACCATTTCTTTACCAATGCGCTTTGAATTGAAAAGGCTGAGGGGCTCTGAACTGGTCAAATACTTAATGCAATTGGTATAAATGCTCAGCGACTTACTTGCGGGTGAATCAGCAATTTTAATAAGGAAAAGTGATGAAAAAGTTAGCGTTATTAAAAGCGGGATTGCTTGGGATTATTGCCAGCGCTACTTTAGCGGGATGCGGTGATGATGTTGGCAAGGTAAGCCTAGGCTTGTTTACCACCAAAGATGTGATTATTGATGCCCGTCATGACCCCAAAGTGGCAGGTGTGACATGTCATATTAGCCGTATCGAAGCCAATCTCAGCTTGGCTGATCCATCTGATATGAGCATATCTTGTCGTCAGACTGGGCCTATCTCTGCCGCTGATATTGCCGACATCGATAAGAGTAAAAATGGCGAAGTGGTGTTTAAAGCTTCATTGAGTGTTTTATTCAAGACGCTTAAAGTACGCCGTATTTATGATGCAGAGAATCAAACCTTACTTTACTTGTCATATTCGACCAAAGAGACTAATGGTAGTCATAAGCATGCCTTGTCTACAGTACCATTATATGGCACTCAAGCTTGGGTAGAACCCGTCGCCATTTCTGCTAATTAGATTAAACGGCGTTATTTAACTGCTTTAGATTACAGATAAATGGCGCCTGTTTGATTGGATCTCATCGACTAAACTTTAATTGCTGTTAATGACACTGTTAACGGTACCCGCAACTGAGTCATAAACTATTTTTATTTCTGCTGTTTCACGGCCTGCAGTGTCATTGAGTGTGCGTAGCACATAGCTACATTCGGTTAGCCCTGTAGGATTACTATCAGCTTGGTGGCGATAGGCTTGAAAGTCACTGCCATTGTCGACACTGGATAGTGATACGCTAGCGGGATCTTCGATTAAGGTATTCCACAAATCAACACAGCCTTGCTCTCCTTGGCCAATATTGGTTGGTTGTCCCATAGGTTCGCCCTTATCAATACCTAAAGGGAAGCCATTAGCATTCATATCAAGTTCATCACCAGCATAGCCAGGCAGATTATTCATAGGGTCATTGCCACCGACTATTTGCCAGCGAGTGTGGCTGAAGGTGATAGCCTGTTGATATGAGGCTGCTATCGCTTTTACGCGGCTGATCTCAGCGTCACGTTTAAAATCAACAAACTTTGGCGCAGCGATCACGGCCAAAATGCCTAAAACGATAATGACTACCACTAACTCAATCAGTGTAAATCCTTTAACTTTATTCTTTGCGGCCATGCAATGTTTTCTTCCAATTAAGATATGGCAATAAGTTTAATAGTAATCGATTTGTTAATAAACAAAAATAAAAAACCGCCACAATGGCGGTTTAATCTTAGCTTCCTATGTGATCGATAGCTTACTTAATACTGAAGCCACCCTGCATAATCGCCCAATGGCCAGGGAAAGAGCAGAAGAAACGATAGTCACCATTTGGATCTAAATCTGTGATGCTAAAGGTAATGCTGGTTGAACCGCCACCGCCAATAATGTCGGTATGAGCGATGACTCTTGTATCTCCAGGTTTTACATAGTTATTGCCTGCGCCAGCGGCCATGCCTTCATTTGCAATTGCTTGCATATCAGTAGCTTTACTCAGCACCCAGTTATGCCCCATTGCAGATTTAGGCAATTGGCCGCTATGAGTTAACGTGAGAGTAACTTCTTTACAGCTAGCAGGTACCGATAGCTGCTTTTTATCGAACTGCATCGTATCCGTTGCTGAAATTGATAATTCACACTCGTTTGCGAAACTTGTGCTGCTAAATAACATGAGTGCCAAAGTGGCGATAAACGTAGTGATATAACGCATAGTTGTTCCTTAGTTGATTAAGTTAAAAGCCGAAGCATATTAGAACAAATGCACTTGAATGAGAATGATAATCAATTGTAAATAAGTTAAAGGTTGTGATGTAACTATGTTGGTGGTTGGTAGAGGCTGGCGGAATTGTCGTTTTTATTCAATCAACAGATTTCGATGATTGCTATTGTTTGATCACAGGAAAGCGAAGCTTTAGGGCTGAGCGCGAAATATGTATTTTCGAATACAATCGACATACTATTTAATTTGAACTTGAATGACTTTAGATATTTGGAATGGAGAATGGCGTTGGAACAGCAAATTATCACGCTAACACAACTCGGTTGGAGACCTTTTTTTCAACAGCAGCTTAGCCTAGAGGAGCTGACTGAGCTCAGTATTGGTCGAGTGGTTGAGCAACATCGTAGTCATATCGTGGTGTTGAGCGAAGCAGGGAGTCTACAGCTAACACTACCTCCGCAGTCTGAACGTGTCTGTGTGGGAGATTGGGCACTGTTCGATGATTCAAACAGACTAGTACGTCATTTAGAGCGTCAGTCATTGTTTCAGCGTAAAGCGCCTGGCAGTAAAGTAGCCACCCAGCTAATTGCTGCCAATGTCGATAGCGTAATGATTGTTTGCTCGCTTAATCACGATTTTAACCTAAGCCGCATTGAACGCTATCTAGCGCTTGCAAAAGAAGCAAAGGTTGAGCCTGTGGTGATACTGACTAAAAGCGACTTGTGCAATGATGTCGATGAAAAACGTCAGCAAGTACAGCAGCTTGATCCCTTTATGATGGTACATGCTGTTAATGCGTTAGATGATGAAAGCCTGCAAGACATATCGGCTTACTGTCAAACGGGCAAAACCGTGGCCTTTTTAGGCTCTTCCGGTGTGGGTAAGTCAACGCTTGTTAATGGGTTAATGGGGTTCGACGCTCAACTCACCAGTGACGTACGTGAAGATGACAGTAAAGGCCGTCATACTACCACTTCAAGAGCGCTTAAGTGGCTTCCACAGGGCGGGCTGCTGATGGACACTCCTGGTATGCGAGAGTTGCAACTTAGCGATTGTGAGCAAGGCGTCAATGATACCTTTAGTGAAATTATCGACTTAGCACAGCAATGCAGATTTGGTGACTGTAGCCATGAAAGTGAGCCCGGCTGTGCGGTTCAGGCTGCACTGAATGATGGTCTACTCGATAAGCGCCGCCTAAATAGCTATCGAAAGTTAATGCGTGAGCAAGCACTTAACAGTGCAACCTTGGCGGAAAAGCGAGCCAAAGATAAAGCACTCGGCAAAATGATCCAAGGCGTACAAACAGCTTCTAGAAAATTAAAGAAGGATTATTAGGGGCTGTTGATCTTTCGAGCTTAGTTTTTGTTCGGTTCTTTACCGTAAGGAATAATGCTTCTAGTACAAGGCTTGAGCGATAAAGCTTAGCTGGCTAAGTGAAAAGCTCATAACACATTCTAGTCATAAAAGAATAGAAGCATTGAATCGAACCCGAAGGGCCGCGTTTCTTGGCTATTTTTACTGTGTTGTAGACTATTTGTGGAGAATAACTAAATGGCATAGCCTCCGCCTTGTCAAAATAGCCAATAAACTGCGGCAAAAACAACCGTGAAAGATCAACAGCCCCTAGAGTCAATATCAGATTAAAAGCAGCAAACTCTTTGTGACCTTGCTGCTTTTGTTAGCGCTCACCTATGCAATAAATTAAGTCAGAGCTGTAATTTATCGTCATCTTAAGCAGTTGTTGAGCGGTCTATGCGCCGTAAAACTGCTGCTCCTCAAGCCTAGACGCAATTAATATAGTAATTTTGTTACATTACTGTTCGTTTTGTGCGCTAAAACACCTTCAATCGCAAATTATTTGTCACAAGTCGTGTTTTTTAGCATTCAAAAAGGGTAATTTAGTGCCCTTAATATAAAACACTGTGTTCTTGCATGGTAAAAGTATATGTGTCGTTAAAGAGAGGGCTTTATGGAGCATCGTTGGCAAATAGCAATTTCAGCTGGATTACTTGCCGCCATATGGGCAGGGTTCGCTGACGTATTTCAACTTGTTACTTGGATAGGTTTTCTTGGCTGCAGTACTTTTTTTGCGCAAACAGAGTCGGGTGCAAAGGGAATGCTGATGGCAATGACCACCAATCTCTCTGGTGTTTTCTGGGGCTGGCTTATTATATCTGGTAGTAGTTTCTTTGTATCTCCTCTGTTTGGGTATGCCTTCACTGGAATTGCGACTGCGGCAATGTGTTTACAAGCCAGTTATCAAAAACTGGCCTTTATACCTGGTGCCTTTATCGGTTGCTGCATCACTTTTGCTATGGCTGGCGATATCGCTGCCATATTACCGCCATTGCTGCTTGGTGCAATGCTTGGTTACAGCATGAGCTTGTTCACCGTTCAACTCGTTTCTTTGACTCAGAAACTGCAGACTATGCTTGCACAAAACACGGCGAAAGAGTCGTAAGGTTATCTTAAATCGAGCACTTCTGGGCCTTGCACTCTAAAGGAGTGCATGAATTATTTAATGCTTATAAATGGTCGAAGGTTAAGGCCAAGGGAACTTCACGATGAAGCAAATTAATTTTCGAACTGTCGATGCTGTATTAATCAAGCTTAGCCTTAATGGTAAATTTTGGGCAATCTGTACCATGGTCACCCTGATCACTTTAGGGGTTGCAGTCACTAACTATTTTAATAGCACACAACAGGTTGAGGCCGCATCAATTGAGCGGGCTCAAGCGACTGTCGATGCTTATGCATCTGTTGCTAACAGCCTTAATCTAGACGATGCAGCACTTGCTGACTTTGCCGCTGAAAATGGCTTAGTTGTTGGCTACCTTCAAAAATCAAATCGAGTTAACAACAAGGTTACCGTGAGTGCTAACCTTGTATCAGAGCAGCTTGTTTATAGCGCCAATGTCGCTAAGTGGGAGCAAGACGCACTGTCACAAGCTAATATGATGTTGTTACTTTCTTTATTAGGCTTACTGCCTTTGTACCTGGTGAGTTACTGGGTGTCTACCTCGTTAGGTGGCGGTTTATGGGATATGTACCAAGCGATAAAAAGGTTGGCGGACGGCGACTTAAGCTTTAGGCTCAACTTTTTTGGCAAAGACGATTTTAGTTTAATCGCCCGTGAAATTGACCGCAGTGCCGATAACATGAGTGAAATGGTATCTGCCATAGCTAAAAATGCCGAAACGCTTGCGCATGCTGCGAGCGAGTTTCAGCAACAAGCAGGTCAAAATGAGCAGCTTACTCATGCTCAACATCAATTTCTTGATACTGTTGCCGTGGCTATGTCGCAAATGACAGCCGCAGTTGAAGAAGTATCAGCAAATGCATCAAACACTTCAGAGCAAACCGAAATTAACTCCTCTCAGGCGGCTAACAGTAAAGTACAGTTAACTGAGGCGGTTGCGAGCATAGGTATATTAACCGAGAGGATCTCAGAAGCTTCTATTTCGGTTGAAGATCTCTCACATGCAGCGACTCAAATTGGTGAGGTCGTGACCACCATTAATGGTATTTCAGAACAAACAAATCTATTGGCGCTTAACGCGGCAATTGAAGCGGCGAGAGCCGGTGAGCAGGGACGAGGTTTTGCTGTGGTCGCAGATGAAGTCAGAACCCTTGCTAGCCGCACACAGCAAGCGACAGTGGAAATTCAATCTATGATTGAAGGCCTACAAACTGGCACCCACAAACTCAGTAACATTACAGGCGATATTGTATCCCAAGCAGATAAAGGCCGCGAAGCGATAATATCCGTCAGTAATGATGTTGACAGCATGGCGTTATCTATCAGTACGGTATTTGACATGAGTGCACAAATCGCGGCGTCATCAGAGGAGCAAAGCGTAGCCTCTAGAGAGATCGCATCGCAGCTAAATGATATTCGCGGGCAAGCAGAAACAATAAAAGAAACCACAGGTCATTCTATTAGCTTAGCCACTGACTTGAACGATGCGTCAAATGGTTTAGATCAGCTTTTAGGACAATATACCTTAGCAAAGACGAAGCTCGAACGATCAACAGCCGCTAACTAATTCATCCTCGCTTGAGTTGAAGCATACTCAAAAGCAGAGTAATACCAATCAGTATAAAGATTTGATCGCTTAGCGAGAGTTTAGCGGCTTTGAGGTAAGGTCATTAAATGCTCCTGCATTAATGACATTCACCACATCCATGTGGTTAGCAATGAATGAAGAGCATAGTTAAACTAGGTTCAAGTTCATTAACGCAGCATCAGAGCCGCTAAAACTCGCCTGTAGGAGTGTTTTTGGCTTGCTACTTCTGCGTTGAATAAACTTATAAGGGAACAACCATTATGTCATTACTCACTTTGAATTAGCCGGGCTTGAATTAGCGTGCCAAAAACGCTCTGAGTAGATCAACTTCTTATACTGATTGGTATAAGGCTCTGCTTTTTTGTGGCTACATTTCGTTCAAGCTATTCTTTTTCTAAAATAATTTGTAATATTTTTGTTGTTTTGCCTTTCTCTTTCCCAGATCAGCTTATTTATCACAATCGCTTGAAATGGAATAGAAACAATATGGATGTCATCACTCGAATTTTCGCAGTTGCGCTGTTTGCATTGTGCTCTTTAACTGTGCTGTTAATGCAGACTTCAACACGGGTATTTGCTGCAGAAACAGCCTATGTGCCGTTAAGCAAAAAAGTGCTTATAAAGGTGGTGGATGGGAACGCGCGCGCTATGGATAACATGGTTGTTTAT
Encoded proteins:
- the azu gene encoding azurin — its product is MRYITTFIATLALMLFSSTSFANECELSISATDTMQFDKKQLSVPASCKEVTLTLTHSGQLPKSAMGHNWVLSKATDMQAIANEGMAAGAGNNYVKPGDTRVIAHTDIIGGGGSTSITFSITDLDPNGDYRFFCSFPGHWAIMQGGFSIK
- a CDS encoding DUF1097 domain-containing protein; this encodes MEHRWQIAISAGLLAAIWAGFADVFQLVTWIGFLGCSTFFAQTESGAKGMLMAMTTNLSGVFWGWLIISGSSFFVSPLFGYAFTGIATAAMCLQASYQKLAFIPGAFIGCCITFAMAGDIAAILPPLLLGAMLGYSMSLFTVQLVSLTQKLQTMLAQNTAKES
- a CDS encoding CreA family protein, translated to MKKLALLKAGLLGIIASATLAGCGDDVGKVSLGLFTTKDVIIDARHDPKVAGVTCHISRIEANLSLADPSDMSISCRQTGPISAADIADIDKSKNGEVVFKASLSVLFKTLKVRRIYDAENQTLLYLSYSTKETNGSHKHALSTVPLYGTQAWVEPVAISAN
- a CDS encoding slipin family protein, with the protein product MEPLITNGTIFTGVMLFIVISLLLSVFRILREYERGVIFLLGRFQQVKGPGLVIVIPFIQQMVRVDLRTVVMDVPSQDVISRDNVSVRVNAVLYFRVIDSQKAIINVEDFLQATSQLAQTTLRSVLGQHELDEMLANREMLNADIQGILDSRTDDWGIKVSNVEIKHVDLNETMIRAIARQAEAERTRRAKVIHASGEMEASSKLVEAATTLATEPNAILLRYLQTLTEIAGEKNSTILFPLPMDLLNGVMNTDEKSALFAKKKAVETSNKQ
- the rsgA gene encoding ribosome small subunit-dependent GTPase A; this translates as MALEQQIITLTQLGWRPFFQQQLSLEELTELSIGRVVEQHRSHIVVLSEAGSLQLTLPPQSERVCVGDWALFDDSNRLVRHLERQSLFQRKAPGSKVATQLIAANVDSVMIVCSLNHDFNLSRIERYLALAKEAKVEPVVILTKSDLCNDVDEKRQQVQQLDPFMMVHAVNALDDESLQDISAYCQTGKTVAFLGSSGVGKSTLVNGLMGFDAQLTSDVREDDSKGRHTTTSRALKWLPQGGLLMDTPGMRELQLSDCEQGVNDTFSEIIDLAQQCRFGDCSHESEPGCAVQAALNDGLLDKRRLNSYRKLMREQALNSATLAEKRAKDKALGKMIQGVQTASRKLKKDY
- the yegD gene encoding molecular chaperone; protein product: MFVGFDYGSANCAIGIMQGEEVCLVPLSGDAKYLTSTLYAMDRELIAEEVLKQLPTDQKAEYTRLRSAQLSRAASMRRELDLLPHEQAVFVGEAAVEAYLEMPDEGFYVRSPKSFLGATGLRDNQIALFEDIVTLMMMHIKAVAEKNMRENSVITHAVIGRPVNFQGIGGEQSNLQAEAILSLAAKRAGFIDVDFLFEPLAAGMDYEASLDEDVTVLVVDVGGGTTDCSMVKMGPNHIESADRSQDFLGHSGQRIGGNDLDIALSMAAFMPHLGLGSLMVNKLPVPSKPFWNAVAVNDISAQRDFAALNSKKLIEELIKDAQQPELITRLLKVQKEQLGYKLVRSAEQSKIALSSEDSIDTPLSFVHAGLHAKVTEVDFENAITMPLSKVESLMREALETSGVKPDRIYVTGGTARSPAIYRRISGLFPDIPIVVGDHFGSVTAGLTRWAQRVFA
- a CDS encoding NfeD family protein; protein product: MHGWKLALLVILTALLCMGVQSADENTLGTEIPVVSVKGAIGPAVGKQLTAEINAANQQHNVPLIIITLDTPGGLVSSLRSINQTILTSDIPVACLVYPKGARAASAGTYMLYACHVAAMATATTLGAATPVQMGPSAPSPDKINPADKEGDNTPENPSPSAMEKKILNDAIAYIRSLAQLRGRNQEWAELAVTEAATLTATEALALNVIDLLAESPQQLVRNLDGKVIEFGDVEMTLNLKGAALVNKQPSWQHQFIATITNPNIAYILMIIGVYGLLLEFYSPGIGVAGITGAISLIIALYAFQMLPLSYAGLALLMLGIVLLITESMVPSFGIFGVGGIAAFVVGSIFLFDTPQPQFQVSPILIASIAFISLLFFVFALGFILRMRKNAVVTGQEAIIGADAIVIDNFKGHGFVLLNGERWHAISSQALRKGQSVTVNDINGLSLTVSTVDPKETSNGTTHH
- a CDS encoding methyl-accepting chemotaxis protein is translated as MKQINFRTVDAVLIKLSLNGKFWAICTMVTLITLGVAVTNYFNSTQQVEAASIERAQATVDAYASVANSLNLDDAALADFAAENGLVVGYLQKSNRVNNKVTVSANLVSEQLVYSANVAKWEQDALSQANMMLLLSLLGLLPLYLVSYWVSTSLGGGLWDMYQAIKRLADGDLSFRLNFFGKDDFSLIAREIDRSADNMSEMVSAIAKNAETLAHAASEFQQQAGQNEQLTHAQHQFLDTVAVAMSQMTAAVEEVSANASNTSEQTEINSSQAANSKVQLTEAVASIGILTERISEASISVEDLSHAATQIGEVVTTINGISEQTNLLALNAAIEAARAGEQGRGFAVVADEVRTLASRTQQATVEIQSMIEGLQTGTHKLSNITGDIVSQADKGREAIISVSNDVDSMALSISTVFDMSAQIAASSEEQSVASREIASQLNDIRGQAETIKETTGHSISLATDLNDASNGLDQLLGQYTLAKTKLERSTAAN
- a CDS encoding type II secretion system protein, which gives rise to MAAKNKVKGFTLIELVVVIIVLGILAVIAAPKFVDFKRDAEISRVKAIAASYQQAITFSHTRWQIVGGNDPMNNLPGYAGDELDMNANGFPLGIDKGEPMGQPTNIGQGEQGCVDLWNTLIEDPASVSLSSVDNGSDFQAYRHQADSNPTGLTECSYVLRTLNDTAGRETAEIKIVYDSVAGTVNSVINSN